One Vitis riparia cultivar Riparia Gloire de Montpellier isolate 1030 chromosome 4, EGFV_Vit.rip_1.0, whole genome shotgun sequence genomic window carries:
- the LOC117912285 gene encoding UPF0496 protein At4g34320-like: MGGIFSKKRDDEAPSVRINSQYAADLSSYEAACRLDPDLQSFDTNVQERTNRVINTLAVGVEVGVEVRSLSFDSLREVTDCLLEMNQEVVKVILERKKDIWKCKELFDLVEEYFDNSLRTLEFCTVLDKCLKRARDSQLIVQVALQRFEEEEKDGVGENKHLKTLQELRNFKAAGKPFSDDFFELFQSVYSGQKLMLEKLRQRKRKLDKKLKSLQGWRKVSTIIFVSAFVSVLIFSVVAAAIAAPPVVTALASALAVPIGSMGKWFDSIWKKYEKELKGPGEIISSMQVGSLIAIKDLEDIRVLVEKLEIDIESLLQNADFAIQEEDAVKLVIEEIKKKLHGFMETIEMLGKNTDKCSRDIRRARTVILQRIIRHPNSNN; this comes from the coding sequence ATGGGTGGTATATTCAGCAAGAAGAGAGATGATGAAGCCCCATCAGTACGTATCAATTCACAGTACGCGGCTGATCTGAGCTCGTATGAGGCAGCATGCCGACTCGATCCGGACTTGCAGTCCTTCGATACCAACGTTCAGGAGCGCACTAATCGTGTAATCAATACGCTTGCTGTGGGAGTTGAGGTTGGAGTCGAGGTGCGATCTCTATCTTTCGATTCGCTCAGAGAGGTCACCGATTGCTTACTTGAAATGAATCAAGAAGTAGTCAAAGTAATTCTAGAGCGTAAGAAAGATATTTGGAAGTGTAAAGAGCTTTTTGATCTGGTTGAGGAATATTTTGATAACAGTCTCCGGACTTTAGAGTTCTGTACTGTACTTGACAAATGTCTGAAGCGAGCTCGGGATTCCCAATTGATAGTTCAGGTCGCATTACAGCGTTTTGAGGAAGAGGAAAAGGATGGAGTTGGCGAGAATAAGCATTTGAAGACATTACAGGAATTGAGGAATTTTAAGGCTGCAGGCAAGCCATTTTCCGACGATTTTTTTGAGCTGTTTCAATCAGTTTATAGTGGACAAAAATTGATGTTAGAGAAATTGCGACAGCGCAAACGGAAGCTTGATAAGAAGTTGAAATCATTGCAAGGATGGAGGAAGGTTTCAACTATAATATTTGTTTCGGCATTTGTCTCAGTTTTGATATTCTCAGTGGTGGCGGCTGCCATTGCAGCACCACCCGTTGTGACTGCTTTGGCAAGCGCTTTGGCTGTTCCAATAGGCTCAATGGGTAAATGGTTTGATTCCATATGGAAGAAGTATGAGAAGGAGCTGAAAGGACCGGGGGAGATAATTAGCTCAATGCAGGTTGGCTCTCTTATTGCAATCAAGGACTTGGAGGACATTCGGGTTCTTGTcgaaaaattggaaattgatatTGAGTCACTATTGCAAAATGCTGATTTTGCTATTCAGGAAGAGGATGCAGTAAAACTTGTAATAGAAGAGATCAAGAAGAAACTGCATGGGTTTATGGAAACCATTGAAATGTTGGGTAAAAATACTGATAAGTGTAGCAGGGATATAAGGAGAGCAAGAACAGTGATTTTGCAGAGGATAATCAGACATCCCAACAGCAACAACTGA